The Candidatus Ancaeobacter aquaticus genome has a segment encoding these proteins:
- a CDS encoding menaquinone biosynthesis decarboxylase, whose amino-acid sequence MSYRDLREYIHTLDQKGELTYIDAEVSSDLEITEITDRVSKKQGNALYFRNVKGSTFPVVTNLFGSYGRMALSLSVDSVEEIATRIRELINPEIPSSLIDKIMMLPKLKELAVCVPKKMKNAPCKDVVIKDSIDLGLLPVLKCWPSDGGAFVTLPLVFTNDLENSTRNCGMYRMQIFDKNKTGMHWHVNKDGKTHYAQYKKAGRKMPVAVVIGAEPEVIYAATAPLPYDIDEMMFAGFLKKKPVKMVKCETIDIEVPASAEFVLEGYIDPEETRTEGPFGDHTGFYSPEDTFPVFTVTCITHRKDAIYPATVVGKPPMEDCYMAKATERIFLPLMKMQHPEIVDINLPIEGVFHNCAVVSIKKQYPGHARKVVYGLWGMGQMSSTKIIIVVEDDVDVQDLSDVAWRAFNFIDPKRDVFFAQGPSDELEHATSQLRLGTKIGIDATRKTPEEGMARPWPDEIKMSEEVIEMVNKKWEEYGITLDKKVR is encoded by the coding sequence ATGTCGTATAGAGATTTAAGAGAATATATACATACGCTTGATCAAAAAGGTGAGCTTACCTATATTGATGCTGAAGTGAGTTCTGACCTTGAAATTACTGAGATCACTGATAGAGTGAGCAAAAAACAGGGTAATGCGCTCTACTTTCGTAATGTAAAAGGTTCAACATTTCCCGTTGTGACAAATCTCTTTGGTTCATATGGGCGCATGGCGCTTTCATTATCAGTTGATTCAGTTGAAGAGATCGCTACGCGAATTCGTGAGCTTATTAATCCCGAAATACCCTCATCGCTGATAGATAAGATTATGATGCTTCCCAAGCTGAAAGAACTTGCCGTATGTGTTCCGAAAAAAATGAAGAATGCGCCATGTAAAGATGTGGTAATAAAAGACAGTATAGATTTGGGATTATTACCGGTTTTGAAATGCTGGCCGAGTGATGGCGGGGCATTTGTTACTCTTCCACTGGTTTTTACTAATGACCTTGAGAATAGCACGAGAAACTGCGGTATGTACCGCATGCAAATCTTTGATAAAAACAAAACGGGGATGCATTGGCATGTAAATAAAGATGGTAAGACACATTATGCCCAGTATAAAAAGGCGGGAAGGAAAATGCCTGTTGCGGTAGTTATCGGGGCTGAACCTGAAGTGATATATGCCGCTACCGCACCGTTGCCATATGATATCGATGAGATGATGTTTGCGGGATTTCTCAAGAAGAAACCCGTTAAAATGGTGAAATGCGAGACAATTGATATTGAAGTTCCTGCATCAGCCGAATTTGTTCTCGAAGGATATATTGATCCGGAAGAGACAAGGACTGAAGGCCCTTTTGGTGATCATACCGGTTTTTATTCCCCCGAAGACACGTTTCCGGTGTTTACGGTGACATGTATCACGCACCGGAAGGACGCGATCTATCCGGCGACTGTTGTGGGTAAACCTCCCATGGAAGATTGTTACATGGCAAAAGCGACAGAACGGATATTTTTGCCTCTTATGAAAATGCAGCATCCAGAAATAGTGGATATCAATCTTCCTATAGAGGGGGTGTTTCATAACTGTGCGGTAGTATCGATAAAGAAACAGTATCCGGGGCATGCACGAAAAGTTGTCTACGGTCTGTGGGGTATGGGGCAGATGAGTTCAACAAAAATCATTATTGTTGTTGAAGACGATGTTGATGTGCAGGATCTTTCAGATGTTGCGTGGCGTGCATTTAACTTTATTGATCCGAAACGTGATGTCTTTTTTGCGCAAGGCCCGAGCGACGAGCTCGAACATGCGACAAGTCAGTTACGTCTTGGAACAAAGATCGGCATTGATGCTACACGTAAAACACCTGAAGAAGGTATGGCGCGTCCGTGGCCGGATGAAATAAAGATGAGTGAAGAAGTAATCGAAATGGTAAATAAGAAATGGGAAGAATATGGAATTACACTGGATAAAAAAGTTCGTTAA
- a CDS encoding DUF1189 family protein — protein sequence MKEYSKISAVFMSFFSKNLYRDVAKNWKGVSFFYLFLLLAVCTIPSIIELQKDTALFSLEAPELINQLPKITVTDGTVSIDKPIPYYIKDPQTGRNLAIIDTSGKTKNLQDSEATILVTDKQFMTKKNDYETTIYDLNKIKQFSINKNMIFDWLHLINKWFALSLYPLIVILSFMFHVIQVLIYGAIGKLFTKMGKKNLGYQVLVRISVIAITPGIVLGTILQGCNIQFPLAGLVSIILAMLYLLYGISVNDSEEIPTPQETPVIPTDNQ from the coding sequence ATGAAGGAATATTCAAAAATATCTGCTGTATTTATGTCGTTTTTCTCAAAAAACCTCTATCGTGACGTTGCAAAAAACTGGAAAGGGGTATCCTTTTTCTATTTATTCCTATTACTAGCAGTCTGTACAATCCCAAGCATAATTGAACTACAAAAAGATACCGCACTCTTTTCTCTAGAAGCCCCCGAACTGATAAACCAACTTCCAAAAATAACCGTTACAGACGGTACTGTCTCAATAGACAAGCCTATTCCCTACTATATAAAAGATCCGCAAACAGGAAGGAACTTAGCTATCATTGATACCTCAGGAAAAACTAAGAACCTTCAAGACAGCGAAGCAACAATACTCGTTACAGATAAACAATTTATGACAAAAAAGAATGATTATGAGACAACTATATATGATCTCAACAAAATAAAACAGTTTTCAATTAACAAAAATATGATTTTTGATTGGCTGCACCTGATCAACAAATGGTTTGCATTAAGTCTTTATCCTTTGATCGTCATACTGTCATTTATGTTCCATGTTATACAAGTTTTGATTTATGGCGCTATCGGTAAATTGTTTACAAAAATGGGCAAGAAAAATCTCGGTTACCAGGTCCTCGTACGCATAAGTGTTATCGCAATCACACCGGGAATAGTCCTCGGCACAATTCTTCAGGGATGCAACATACAATTTCCTCTGGCAGGATTGGTAAGCATTATTCTTGCAATGCTCTATCTTCTATATGGGATCAGTGTTAATGACAGTGAAGAAATACCGACGCCACAAGAAACACCAGTTATTCCTACAGACAATCAATAA
- a CDS encoding flavin reductase: MPRGCIGYIECKLIQTVETEDVTLFIGEGVYAACLAGVFNERLLVEKPEGKTLHHLGNTVFAIPADTLNVKK; the protein is encoded by the coding sequence ATACCCCGTGGATGTATTGGATATATTGAATGTAAGCTTATCCAAACTGTTGAAACAGAAGATGTGACGCTGTTTATCGGTGAAGGCGTATACGCGGCATGTCTTGCGGGTGTTTTTAATGAAAGACTGCTCGTTGAAAAACCTGAAGGAAAGACGTTGCATCATCTTGGTAACACTGTTTTTGCTATTCCTGCTGATACACTTAATGTGAAGAAATAA
- a CDS encoding tetratricopeptide repeat protein, whose product MKKIKASILVASFLFAAILPNISLSENIQEEDPFGAVEQIEKAWGLVASGQFKEAIPLFANIINDYPDFSDAYNGRGLSYLTIGDYDNAIKDFNKVIQLNPDFADIYESRGYCFYAKGDLDKALLDYNSAISISPTMASAYSDRANIKRMKGNINEALDDYTKAVTLDPMLDEAFFYRAQLYSSIGGIDNAIKDYNQVLTLNPRSAETFACRGLAYQRKGDMQKALDDYNASLEIDPEFDPVSIFINRGNAYKAVGENEKAFAEFNKAVVIDPEDVDAVVYRGIAYSQTGKIKEAITDFNKAISLDPKSAGAYYNRGKMHAVRKDYNKAIADYTKALKFKPDAAVFYFRRAQAFLLKKRYKKSYDDMKKAESLGYKVPKEFSEKLKQAMQ is encoded by the coding sequence GTGAAAAAAATAAAAGCATCTATCTTAGTAGCATCCTTTCTGTTTGCCGCAATTTTGCCTAATATATCTTTATCTGAAAATATCCAAGAAGAAGATCCGTTTGGTGCTGTTGAACAGATTGAAAAAGCGTGGGGGCTGGTTGCTTCCGGGCAGTTCAAAGAGGCCATTCCTTTATTTGCAAATATCATTAACGATTATCCCGATTTTAGTGATGCATACAACGGGAGAGGGTTGTCGTATCTGACCATTGGTGACTATGATAATGCCATTAAGGATTTTAATAAGGTAATACAATTAAATCCGGATTTTGCGGATATATATGAAAGCAGAGGGTATTGCTTTTACGCAAAAGGTGATCTTGATAAGGCGTTACTTGATTATAATAGTGCAATCAGTATAAGTCCTACTATGGCAAGCGCGTACAGTGATAGGGCGAACATCAAACGGATGAAGGGGAATATCAATGAAGCCTTAGATGATTATACAAAAGCAGTAACACTTGACCCAATGCTTGATGAGGCATTTTTTTATAGGGCGCAGTTGTATTCAAGTATTGGTGGTATTGATAACGCTATAAAAGATTATAACCAGGTTCTTACACTAAACCCGAGATCAGCGGAAACATTTGCATGCCGAGGTCTGGCATATCAGCGTAAAGGTGATATGCAAAAGGCTTTGGATGATTACAATGCGTCACTTGAGATCGATCCAGAGTTTGATCCGGTATCGATCTTTATTAATCGTGGAAATGCCTATAAAGCGGTTGGGGAAAACGAAAAAGCCTTTGCAGAATTCAATAAGGCGGTGGTTATCGATCCTGAAGATGTTGATGCCGTTGTGTATCGCGGTATTGCGTATAGTCAAACAGGTAAGATTAAAGAAGCAATTACCGATTTTAATAAAGCGATATCTCTTGATCCAAAATCCGCGGGTGCATACTACAATCGCGGTAAAATGCATGCGGTGAGAAAAGATTATAACAAGGCGATAGCTGATTATACTAAGGCCTTAAAATTTAAGCCTGATGCGGCAGTTTTCTATTTTAGGAGAGCTCAAGCCTTTCTTTTAAAGAAACGCTACAAGAAAAGCTATGATGATATGAAGAAAGCCGAGTCGCTTGGCTACAAAGTGCCGAAAGAGTTTTCTGAAAAACTGAAACAAGCAATGCAATAA
- a CDS encoding MFS transporter has protein sequence MKKLPFFILLMAGFSAMLGLGIISPFLPEFSERHDANGFWMGMIFAGFGISRGIIMPFVGKMSDKRGRKIFVASGLLLYAVISCFYPYTDSVFQLTLVRVIHGFSAGLIIPIVMAYVGDIATEGKESIVTGTLNMMFCLGLATGPLFGGILFKLYGTHAVFYMMSGLGVLNFLIVVFFLPDCKNVELAPPENPSDFHSLIKYNFIKAILIITVIITLIMVVFMSFLPSLAENIHVDASHVGIILSTGVLLAGILQIPFGWVADKLDRVEKLIQIGVGTTISMFALVGMPFCPDFIALFFVGAFLGVGLAIALPPLTSLSVGIGKKTSMGAWMGIFNAARSISFVIAPILFGIIMDFIGINYVFYLSALVVFFGALSFGHYIRKRLKGYKTG, from the coding sequence ATGAAAAAGCTTCCTTTCTTTATTCTTTTAATGGCCGGTTTCTCAGCGATGCTTGGCCTTGGTATCATCTCACCCTTTCTTCCCGAATTTTCCGAACGTCATGATGCAAATGGTTTCTGGATGGGAATGATATTTGCAGGTTTTGGTATTTCCCGCGGAATTATAATGCCCTTTGTCGGTAAAATGTCTGATAAGAGAGGAAGAAAAATATTTGTTGCCTCAGGACTGCTTCTCTACGCAGTGATATCTTGTTTTTATCCGTATACGGATTCGGTATTCCAGCTCACCCTTGTTAGAGTGATACACGGATTTTCAGCTGGGCTTATTATTCCTATTGTAATGGCATATGTCGGTGATATAGCTACCGAAGGGAAGGAAAGTATTGTTACAGGTACGCTTAATATGATGTTTTGTCTTGGGCTTGCTACCGGGCCATTATTTGGCGGCATACTTTTTAAATTGTACGGGACTCATGCCGTATTTTACATGATGAGCGGTTTGGGAGTCCTGAACTTTTTGATTGTTGTTTTTTTCTTACCCGACTGTAAAAATGTAGAGCTTGCACCACCGGAAAATCCTTCTGATTTTCACAGTCTCATAAAATATAATTTCATTAAAGCGATACTCATTATTACCGTAATCATTACATTAATAATGGTTGTCTTTATGTCGTTTTTACCATCTCTTGCTGAAAATATACATGTTGATGCATCACATGTCGGTATCATATTGTCAACGGGTGTATTGCTTGCGGGGATTTTACAAATACCGTTTGGATGGGTTGCTGACAAACTGGATCGCGTGGAGAAATTAATTCAAATAGGTGTAGGGACCACAATTAGTATGTTTGCACTCGTTGGAATGCCGTTTTGTCCTGATTTTATCGCATTATTTTTTGTCGGAGCGTTTCTTGGGGTAGGGCTTGCAATTGCGTTACCGCCACTTACGAGTCTTTCGGTAGGCATTGGGAAAAAGACAAGTATGGGTGCTTGGATGGGTATATTTAATGCAGCCCGCAGTATTAGTTTTGTAATTGCCCCGATATTGTTTGGCATAATTATGGACTTCATAGGGATTAATTATGTGTTTTATTTATCTGCTCTTGTAGTATTCTTTGGGGCGTTAAGTTTTGGGCATTATATACGAAAACGTTTAAAAGGATATAAGACAGGATAG
- a CDS encoding STAS domain-containing protein: protein MVHYTDGDEKLICAFSHRLDSVNCTKWEQGLYEKVRNINKPVVFDMTEVNYIASAFLRICIAVSKEIGAENLTVIKVHDNVMKVFRLAGLDRQLKIK from the coding sequence ATGGTTCATTATACTGATGGCGACGAGAAACTTATTTGTGCATTTTCACACCGGCTTGACAGTGTCAACTGCACAAAGTGGGAACAAGGTTTATATGAAAAAGTACGTAACATAAATAAACCTGTTGTATTTGATATGACCGAGGTCAATTATATAGCATCAGCGTTCTTACGTATTTGTATCGCAGTATCAAAAGAGATCGGGGCTGAGAACCTTACCGTTATCAAGGTACATGATAATGTGATGAAAGTGTTCAGATTAGCCGGGTTAGACAGACAATTAAAAATTAAATAA
- a CDS encoding glucose-1-phosphate adenylyltransferase, translating into MKDVLSVILGGGRGTRLYPLTKYRSKPAVPLAGKYRLIDIPISNCLNSGLRKIAILTQFNSESLNKHIFRAYKLDAFSHGFVDIIAAEQSPGQQDWFQGSADAVRKCFKHFSDPRVKYIIILSGDQVYKMDLAAFVQFHIEKDADITIACNTVPKEETPDLGIMGIDDNCKIKEFIEKPQGKVLIDHLAVDVDGKESFLASMGIYVFKKDVLLQLLTHNKKADFGKEVIPDAIQSKNTFAFTYKGYWRDIGNVKAFYEENLAFTKYIPPLDMFDENWQFFTRPRYLPLSKIQDSFIDASNIAEGSIIEKSRITHSIIGLRSIVREGSTVDDSIIMGSDYYESPNDQPAGVPPLGIGKNCEIKNAIIDKNVRIGDNVKIVNKDNLDELENEYCMIRDGITVILKGTVIPSGTVI; encoded by the coding sequence ATGAAAGATGTATTAAGTGTTATTTTAGGTGGTGGAAGAGGTACTCGGTTATATCCTTTAACAAAATATCGTTCAAAGCCGGCTGTTCCTTTAGCAGGTAAATATCGGTTGATTGATATTCCTATTAGTAATTGCCTTAACTCCGGACTGCGTAAAATTGCAATTCTAACACAATTTAATTCAGAATCTTTAAATAAGCATATATTTCGCGCATACAAACTTGATGCTTTTTCACACGGTTTTGTGGATATTATTGCAGCCGAACAGTCTCCTGGTCAGCAAGATTGGTTTCAGGGCTCTGCGGATGCGGTAAGAAAGTGTTTTAAGCATTTCAGCGATCCGCGGGTAAAGTATATCATCATATTGTCCGGTGATCAGGTATACAAAATGGATTTAGCAGCTTTTGTGCAATTTCATATTGAAAAAGATGCGGATATAACAATTGCGTGTAATACCGTTCCTAAAGAAGAAACTCCTGATTTGGGAATAATGGGTATTGATGATAATTGCAAAATTAAAGAGTTTATTGAGAAACCACAGGGAAAAGTACTCATTGACCATTTAGCAGTTGATGTTGACGGAAAAGAGTCGTTTTTGGCATCTATGGGTATTTATGTTTTTAAGAAAGATGTCCTGCTGCAATTGCTTACTCACAATAAAAAGGCCGATTTTGGTAAGGAAGTAATCCCTGATGCGATACAATCCAAAAACACATTTGCATTTACCTATAAAGGTTACTGGAGAGATATCGGAAATGTAAAAGCGTTCTACGAGGAAAATCTTGCGTTTACGAAATATATACCGCCGCTTGATATGTTTGATGAAAACTGGCAGTTTTTTACTCGGCCGAGATATCTGCCGCTGTCAAAAATTCAAGATAGTTTTATTGATGCTTCAAATATCGCTGAAGGTTCAATTATTGAGAAATCCCGTATTACTCACTCTATAATTGGATTAAGAAGTATTGTTCGTGAAGGATCAACGGTTGATGATTCAATTATCATGGGTAGTGACTATTATGAATCACCTAACGATCAACCTGCGGGTGTTCCTCCTCTTGGTATTGGTAAAAATTGCGAAATAAAGAATGCAATTATTGATAAGAATGTCAGGATAGGGGATAATGTAAAAATTGTAAATAAGGACAATCTCGATGAACTCGAGAATGAATATTGTATGATACGAGATGGTATTACCGTTATCTTAAAAGGTACAGTTATTCCATCTGGAACAGTAATATAA
- a CDS encoding iron-containing alcohol dehydrogenase: MIIPENILLPEQTLFRKNAACEIAKATQSYGSHGLIVHGNSLDAHGKKERILKNFSHPEHIALFCRNGGEPTLEEVSTVIAKAKESKAQWIIGIGGGSVLDLAKAAAGLFNAKESPVVYQKGKRLEKPGIPFIAIPTTAGTGSEATSNSVISNPERKTKLSIRDKSFMAKTVILDPSLLEGIPKESLAYSAMDALVQSYESYISKNASWLTETYALKSIELINNNIIPAYTKPTIEHLSALLLGSYLGGIAFSHSRLGVIHGIVHPLGYLYKIPHGLLCSLCFIPSIQINKSVIGEKYDILSSVMKNDIIIRCQELLKTLHISSPLKGMAILEKEMIISETLSSGSTAANPKKITREDVEYILNYLFNV, translated from the coding sequence ATGATTATACCTGAAAACATACTTCTACCGGAACAAACATTGTTTAGAAAGAATGCTGCCTGCGAAATTGCAAAAGCAACACAATCATACGGTTCACACGGCCTTATTGTCCATGGAAACTCTCTTGACGCTCATGGCAAAAAAGAACGCATCCTGAAAAATTTCTCTCACCCCGAACATATTGCATTGTTCTGCCGAAACGGAGGAGAACCAACACTTGAGGAAGTATCAACGGTTATCGCAAAAGCAAAAGAATCAAAAGCACAGTGGATTATCGGAATAGGTGGAGGAAGTGTTTTAGATCTCGCAAAAGCTGCCGCCGGACTCTTTAATGCAAAAGAGTCACCCGTTGTGTATCAGAAGGGCAAACGACTGGAAAAGCCCGGCATCCCTTTTATTGCAATCCCAACTACTGCTGGAACTGGCTCAGAAGCAACCTCAAACTCTGTCATTAGTAATCCTGAAAGAAAAACAAAGCTTTCTATACGAGATAAAAGCTTTATGGCAAAGACCGTCATTCTCGACCCATCACTACTTGAAGGAATTCCGAAAGAATCCCTTGCCTATTCTGCCATGGATGCACTCGTTCAAAGTTATGAATCATATATATCTAAAAATGCCTCGTGGCTCACTGAAACATATGCCCTTAAATCTATAGAGCTCATTAACAATAATATCATTCCTGCATATACTAAACCGACTATTGAACACCTTTCGGCATTACTCTTGGGAAGCTATCTGGGAGGTATCGCATTCTCTCACTCTCGCTTAGGCGTCATACACGGCATTGTCCATCCGCTTGGCTATCTATACAAAATTCCACATGGATTACTCTGTTCACTTTGTTTTATCCCTTCAATACAAATAAACAAAAGTGTTATAGGGGAAAAATATGATATTCTCTCCTCGGTAATGAAAAACGACATTATTATCCGTTGCCAGGAACTCTTAAAGACATTACATATTTCTTCGCCTTTAAAAGGAATGGCTATTCTTGAAAAGGAAATGATAATTTCCGAAACACTATCCTCGGGATCAACTGCGGCAAATCCAAAGAAAATAACTCGAGAAGATGTGGAATATATACTTAATTATCTCTTTAATGTTTAG
- a CDS encoding DHH family phosphoesterase, translated as MQGLQKAAQMIRKAKTIMVACHINPDGDTIGSLLSLGLALEKIGKRVHFISQDGVPHRFRCLPGARRIKKKLLKKVDLAISVDCNCPEMLGKPFDSVMIADQVLEIDHHEYRRPYGDFALVDLKVSSVGELIYMLLKKLNIKITCDIAQNILTSIIVETNSFSLPTTNSSTFRVSAELLETGLDFYKLTDMVYWSRTREVALLSGICLARCAFLKCGKIAWSIVRAEDFKRIKGKDEDVDAVADEMRSIKGVKISVLFREKGRGLLRVSLRSKGKINVAHLAELFGGGGHADVAGCYISNRPSLIQNLLKQAAKLVR; from the coding sequence ATGCAGGGTCTGCAAAAAGCAGCGCAAATGATCCGTAAAGCAAAAACTATCATGGTTGCGTGCCATATCAATCCTGATGGTGACACCATAGGATCGCTTTTATCTCTTGGTTTGGCGTTAGAGAAGATAGGTAAACGTGTCCATTTTATCAGTCAAGACGGTGTTCCTCACAGGTTTCGGTGTTTACCCGGCGCACGTCGCATCAAAAAAAAGCTCTTAAAGAAAGTCGATTTGGCTATATCTGTTGATTGTAATTGTCCGGAAATGCTTGGCAAGCCGTTTGATAGTGTTATGATTGCGGATCAAGTATTAGAGATTGATCATCATGAGTATCGCAGACCATACGGTGATTTTGCGTTAGTTGATTTGAAGGTATCATCTGTAGGTGAATTGATCTACATGCTCCTTAAGAAGCTCAATATAAAGATAACATGCGATATTGCACAAAATATACTGACTTCAATTATAGTTGAAACAAATTCTTTTTCATTGCCAACTACTAATTCTTCTACATTCAGAGTGAGCGCAGAACTGCTTGAGACCGGTCTTGATTTTTATAAACTGACTGATATGGTGTATTGGTCAAGAACAAGAGAAGTAGCACTCTTGTCAGGAATATGTCTTGCACGATGCGCATTTTTAAAATGTGGAAAGATTGCATGGTCGATTGTGCGTGCAGAGGATTTTAAACGTATAAAAGGTAAAGACGAAGATGTTGACGCAGTTGCTGATGAAATGCGGTCAATAAAAGGTGTGAAGATCTCAGTGTTGTTTAGAGAAAAAGGCAGGGGTCTTTTGCGTGTCAGTCTTCGATCCAAAGGAAAGATAAATGTCGCGCACCTTGCAGAACTCTTCGGTGGCGGAGGACATGCCGATGTAGCGGGATGCTATATTTCTAATAGGCCGTCTCTTATCCAAAATCTTTTAAAACAAGCGGCAAAACTTGTTCGTTAA
- a CDS encoding glycosyltransferase family 4 protein yields MKKKLLHIMHLHWAFPPIIGGVETHLTVILPELVKMGHSVSLLTGSVAGAKDREDYYGATVLRTPLMDLNWLYKRGLDALEDELYELFSSFCKEMKPDIIHAHNMHYFSEVHVMTLKRVANERNVPLILTAHNVWDDNLFLELTHKVEWDHIIAVSHFIKREIIGIGIDDRDITVVHHGLDQNRFSPNTKPGNILKKFPRLKGRRIIFHPARMGLAKGCDTSIKAIQIVRKKFPDALLVLAGSKNIVDWGETQQKDIAYFVNLIKHFKLEDHIMIDFYSLDEMKKIYALTEVVLYPSTASEPFGLTMLEAMASERPIIVTRAGGMPEIIKDGINGFVIPIRDFEIMAAKINTLLEDKRLKERLGYTGRQMVMSQYTKEKVTEDTVRVYENVLRDRKKKKKK; encoded by the coding sequence ATGAAAAAGAAATTATTACATATTATGCATTTGCATTGGGCATTTCCACCGATCATTGGTGGCGTTGAAACACATCTTACCGTTATTCTTCCTGAGTTGGTAAAAATGGGCCATAGCGTTAGCTTACTTACCGGTTCTGTAGCTGGAGCAAAAGATAGGGAAGATTATTATGGCGCTACTGTTTTAAGGACGCCTCTTATGGATTTAAACTGGCTCTATAAAAGAGGGTTAGATGCGCTTGAAGATGAGCTGTATGAATTATTCTCATCATTTTGCAAAGAAATGAAACCTGATATTATTCATGCGCATAATATGCACTATTTTAGTGAAGTACATGTTATGACACTCAAGCGTGTTGCAAATGAACGCAATGTCCCACTCATTCTTACCGCACACAATGTATGGGATGATAATTTGTTTCTTGAATTAACTCATAAAGTCGAATGGGATCATATTATTGCGGTAAGTCATTTTATAAAAAGAGAAATTATCGGTATCGGAATAGATGACAGGGACATTACTGTTGTTCATCATGGTCTTGATCAAAATAGGTTTTCTCCGAACACAAAACCGGGAAATATCCTTAAGAAATTCCCACGACTCAAAGGAAGACGCATTATATTTCATCCTGCGAGAATGGGCTTGGCAAAAGGGTGCGATACAAGTATTAAAGCAATTCAAATTGTGCGAAAAAAGTTTCCCGATGCGCTTCTTGTTTTAGCAGGGTCAAAGAATATCGTTGATTGGGGAGAAACACAGCAAAAAGATATAGCCTACTTTGTAAATCTCATAAAGCATTTTAAACTTGAAGATCATATTATGATCGATTTTTATTCTCTAGACGAAATGAAGAAAATATACGCACTTACGGAAGTAGTTCTCTATCCATCAACGGCATCAGAGCCATTTGGCCTTACCATGCTTGAAGCAATGGCCTCAGAGCGCCCGATCATTGTTACTCGAGCAGGCGGAATGCCGGAAATTATAAAAGATGGTATAAATGGATTTGTTATTCCGATAAGAGATTTTGAAATAATGGCTGCAAAAATCAATACGCTTCTTGAAGATAAACGCTTGAAAGAACGTCTGGGGTATACCGGAAGACAGATGGTAATGTCTCAGTATACAAAAGAAAAAGTAACTGAAGATACGGTTCGTGTATACGAAAATGTTTTGAGAGATAGAAAAAAGAAGAAGAAAAAATAA